GAATCATAAAGAAAcatttcacaatatttatttgatctgCTGAAATAACTCTACTTTCATTTCTCATCGTCAGTCGGAAAACACAGTCgtcttgaatattatttaccgcaaatttacattattcatttttagtcGCATTCGAcgtcgatttttttgaattttgttttgtgcTTCGTTTTACAGTTAAATTCTTGTAGATATGGCGATGGCCAGTCAAACTATTCAGAGCGATACTGCCGACTTGTACAGTCGTGTGAAATCTTCAACAGACAAGTTTTTTGCTACTCTGCGCGAAGCCAAAAGTTTTGAGACCCAAGGCAAAACAAATCTGGTGAGTccgtcattattttaatattattgaactataCTTACTGTTATCGTACATTCGTAGGCTTTGTTGGAGTATGAACAGTGTCtcaatattattgatgatGTCTTCTCAGTTCCACTGACACGTCCGACCGACCTAAGTCTTGAGTGGACGGAGGTTGAAAACATACTACAGTATTTAAAAACGGAAAAGTAAGTgttcactattattttaatttatattatactataattttataacatcatGTTTGTTTCAGAAAAGAAATTTTAGACCGTATTCTTCAGTTGCAAAGGGATAGTGGTTCGAATATGGCAGTAGATTGTAGACCTGTTCAAAGTCCGCCATCGTATCAGGAAGCTACACGTTCTGACGAAGAACAATCATGTGCTTCTGAAACATTAGAACCTCCAGTTTCATACAACCAGTTATCAGCAATGCTTAATGATTTACGTATCGACATCGAACGGAGTTCAATGGCAACCCTATTAGTTAGCTGTGATAACTCACAAGTATTTTTCATTGCTGATGATGGTCAAGTAACATCGCCATCAGAGAAATCAAATGTTAAAATCTTTATGCTCGAAGGtaactacataattaaatgttaattaaatttataaaaattataattacttgagAATACTTTTTGTTCAGGTACAAATTCAGAGAGCCCACAACGGTATTTCCTCTGTATTgaagatatttattatccCCTTGTTGCCAATAGTTCGCCGTGTCTTCGAACTGAGTATGGGGCATTTGTGTTTCCTGATATTGAAAACAGAAACTCAGCTATTGGTGTATTAGTTCCTCCGGAACATTTGGAACTTTTCACAGATGTATTAGAAAGTgtacttaaaaaatcattgaGAAAACAGTCTGGAGAGGCCAGAGAAAAAGGTCACAAAATTTCAGCTCACATTGTTAAAGGagctacatttttatcaaatggaTTAGTGAAGGGTGCTgaaaaaacatcaaattttaTGAACAACTCTACTCCTggtttattaaactatattaaccCTTCTCAAAATGATACACATGTTTGCACTTCCATGAAAAAAGGAGTTAAAGTTGCTAAAAACGTGACGTCTACTGCTGCTGATGTAACGTGCTTTGTTggtaagatataaaataaaatcaagttattcaatttaaatcaatataaacatgtttttattcaGCTGGAAAAATAGGTACAGCATCATGTGCTGTTGGAAAATTCCTTGCTCCACATGTTCATAAGGGCGGAACTAAGATCTTGACAGGTGTTACTAATATGGACAAAAATGAAGCTTCTGAAAAAATGACAAATGTATTTGATATAGCAGCAGGTGCCATTGAAGGTTTTAGCATAGTTTATGATGGACTTGAAAAATCTGGGATGATTCTGGGTAGCAGTATTTCAAACAATACAGTACTTATAGTTCATCATAAGTAAgctaaatgttaatttattatatattattataagtgttagaaatgttataatttgaaaaaatatttgatagatTCGGCAATCATGTTAGTGAAGTGACTCAAGACACATTTGAAACAGTTGGCCATGGATTACGATTCACTAGAAGCGTGAAAGAGTTTGGTccaaaaaatatcatcaaatCTACTGTTAAAGAAACTGGTCGTGCCATGATGGTACcagataatgattaaaatattttccgtGACTTTCGCCtaacttataagtatgaaGCCTTGTTGTGATAAGCATTTTTATAGCAAATATAGTTTACTTCTTACAAAAagaatagataattttaataggtatattattataattgttatttttaatgttatatcttAAACAACAAAGTTTGGGTTAAACTTGGTtatatattgcattttaatcaaattagcatattatacactatgaattaaattattaatactttatagtttataaacaatgttatactggatttatattgttaaagatattattgttggttattggtgtattatatttttataaaataaatttgtatttatttttccttcaaatcattttttttttttttttttgagtaacaATAGTTAAACCAaggaataaatgttttatattataattaataaatacatactattacttttataatatggaagaccaaatttcaaattatcttgtaacttaaaagttacaaagaatttatgataatcatattacaagtaattttttttttttgataatttttattattttatatacattacttatcaatgttatcatattatatttaatagttaaattaaataactaaataatttagaaagtaacaaaatttatttcagtttCATCTAAAACATACTaccgatatttaaatttgaaaatattttaatgtgttgaACCTTTGTCttcttttaaaagaaaataaatattaacatctcCTTTAGGTGTCTTCACTATTTCTtta
The DNA window shown above is from Aphis gossypii isolate Hap1 chromosome 2, ASM2018417v2, whole genome shotgun sequence and carries:
- the LOC114119279 gene encoding protein spartin; the protein is MAMASQTIQSDTADLYSRVKSSTDKFFATLREAKSFETQGKTNLALLEYEQCLNIIDDVFSVPLTRPTDLSLEWTEVENILQYLKTEKKEILDRILQLQRDSGSNMAVDCRPVQSPPSYQEATRSDEEQSCASETLEPPVSYNQLSAMLNDLRIDIERSSMATLLVSCDNSQVFFIADDGQVTSPSEKSNVKIFMLEGTNSESPQRYFLCIEDIYYPLVANSSPCLRTEYGAFVFPDIENRNSAIGVLVPPEHLELFTDVLESVLKKSLRKQSGEAREKGHKISAHIVKGATFLSNGLVKGAEKTSNFMNNSTPGLLNYINPSQNDTHVCTSMKKGVKVAKNVTSTAADVTCFVAGKIGTASCAVGKFLAPHVHKGGTKILTGVTNMDKNEASEKMTNVFDIAAGAIEGFSIVYDGLEKSGMILGSSISNNTVLIVHHKFGNHVSEVTQDTFETVGHGLRFTRSVKEFGPKNIIKSTVKETGRAMMVPDND